The following coding sequences lie in one Carassius auratus strain Wakin unplaced genomic scaffold, ASM336829v1 scaf_tig00216816, whole genome shotgun sequence genomic window:
- the LOC113099007 gene encoding prosaposin receptor GPR37L1-like, whose amino-acid sequence MMLRVLFALIVFSCSVQADKRAAEMKTSLMPSPSSSSAPELNASAARRGDDDDDDGDARAPRVPRGSKHKQQRERNSHRTPRPHPDPDAFFTTPRASNGSLRVHNPLFPLTEESYSAYAVMLLALIVFSVGIVGNLALMCIVWNNYYLKNTWNCALASLAFWDFTVLFFCLPVVIFNELTKRRLMGDLSCRIVPYLEMTSLSVTTFTLCALSIDRFQAVTSVQPRTQQVESCQSILPKLSVIWLGSLVLAAPELLMWRLEQEVSPWTGLPVDSCGQEPSVMLPEMLYSLVLTYHQARMWWTFGCFFCLPLLFTGACQLLTRHIADENAKSIRPSSLSSSSSSSLKKKQRRERQLTCTVVALASVYAVCSLPENVWNLVLAYSGVEVGVVTRALLALIGQFLLFVRAGATPILLLYICRSLGQTFMDCCCCCCEDCLLDTSSSAKSSSSSTNATAVSSSLSSPVSVQEEKLKIMSGTSPAVFFDKVKDGPAELIIGTPC is encoded by the exons ATGATGCTGCGCGTTTTATTCGCTCTGATAGTGTTCTCCTGCTCCGTTCAGGCGGATAAACGCGCGGCGGAGATGAAGACGAGTCTGATGCCGTCACCCTCCTCATCCTCAGCGCCGGAGCTGAACGCCTCCGCAGCGCGTcgcggtgatgatgatgatgatgatggagacGCGCGCGCACCGAGAGTTCCGCGCGGCTCCAAACACAAGCAGCAGCGCGAGCGGAACTCGCACCGAACTCCGCGACCGCATCCCGACCCCGACGCGTTCTTCACCACCCCGCGAGCGTCCAACGGCTCGCTACGCGTCCATAACCCGCTGTTCCCACTCACGGAGGAGTCGTACAGCGCGTACGCCGTCATGCTGCTCGCGCTCATCGTGTTCTCCGTGGGCATTGTGGGTAACCTGGCGCTCATGTGTATCGTGTGGAACAACTATTACCTGAAGAACACGTGGAACTGCGCGCTGGCCAGCCTGGCCTTCTGGGACTTCACAGTGCTGTTCTTCTGTCTGCCAGTGGTCATCTTCAACGAGCTGACCAAGAGGAGACTGATGGGAGATCTGTCCTGCAGGATAGTGCCATACCTGGAG ATGACATCTCTCAGCGTGACCACGTTCACTCTCTGTGCGCTCAGCATCGACCGGTTCCAAGCGGTGACCAGCGTTCAGCCGCGGACGCAGCAGGTGGAGTCCTGTCAGTCCATCCTGCCCAAGCTATCGGTGATCTGGCTGGGATCTCTGGTCCTGGCCGCTCCGGAGCTGCTGATGTGGCGTCTGGAGCAGGAGGTGTCTCCGTGGACAGGTCTGCCGGTGGACTCGTGTGGTCAGGAGCCGTCCGTGATGCTGCCGGAGATGCTGTACTCGCTGGTGCTGACGTACCATCAGGCCAGAATGTGGTGGACCTTCGGATGTTTCTTCTGCTTGCCGCTGCTGTTCACTGGCGCGTGTCAGCTGCTCACGAGGCACATTGCGGACGAGAACGCCAAGAGCATTCGTCCATCATCTTTGTcgtcttcctcatcttcatctctGAAGAAGAAGCAGCGCCGAGAGCGTCAGCTGACCTGTACGGTGGTGGCACTGGCGTCCGTTTACGCCGTCTGCAGTTTGCCAGAAAACGTCTGGAACTTAGTTCTGGCTTACTCGGGCGTGGAGGTGGGCGTGGTCACACGGGCTCTCctcgctctgattggccagttccTGTTGTTCGTGCGGGCGGGAGCGACGCCCATTCTGCTGCTCTACATCTGTCGCTCTCTCGGCCAGACGTTCAtggactgctgctgctgctgttgcgaAGACTGTCTTCTGGATACTTCATCATCAGCGAAATCATCGTCTTCGTCCACCAACGCTACGGCTGTCTCCTCTTCCCTGTCCTCGCCCGTCTCCGTCCAGGAGGAGAAGCTGAAGATCATGTCTGGAACGTCGCCCGCGGTGTTCTTCGATAAAGTGAAAGATGGTCCAGCTGAGCTGATCATCGGAACGCCGTGTTGA